The sequence TTATGAATTTAAAAGAATGTGTATTGAACTTTATCGATTAGGAAGGTATCCAGAAACACCTGATGGAGTACCAACGCAAAAATTTCGTAATGAGATTCGTGCTTGGGTAAGAATGGTTGAAAATAATGGACTGGAAGTATTACGCCATAAACCTCAGAATAAAACCTGGACAGCAGATGAACGTTTAAAGCTGGTATCACAAGTTTTAGCAGGACAATCCTATACCTCTGTAGCAATCTCAGCGGGGATTCATTCAGGACAACTTTATCAATGGGTTCACAAATATAAACGAATGGGATATAATGGCCTTGTAGATAAGAAAAGAGGAAGGAAATCTAAAGGGGAGGCCAATATGAAGAAAGATATGAAACCCGCACCGCTCACTGAATCAGAACGTGAAGAACTTATTCGTCTTCGCGCTGAAGTAGAATATATTAAAACAGAAAATGAAGTAATAAAAAAAGAAATTGCCTTGAGAGAGGAAAAATGGGCTGCACAACTCAAGGCGAAAAAGCAGCGATCGTTAAAGAACTCAAAGAAAAAGGATACAAATTAAAATATCTATTAAAAACTATTGGGATAGCCAAATCAACTTATTATTACGAGATTAAGAAAGTCGATGCAGTGAAACTAAGAAATATTAAGGTTGCAA comes from Fusobacterium sp. DD2 and encodes:
- a CDS encoding helix-turn-helix domain-containing protein, with amino-acid sequence YEFKRMCIELYRLGRYPETPDGVPTQKFRNEIRAWVRMVENNGLEVLRHKPQNKTWTADERLKLVSQVLAGQSYTSVAISAGIHSGQLYQWVHKYKRMGYNGLVDKKRGRKSKGEANMKKDMKPAPLTESEREELIRLRAEVEYIKTENEVIKKEIALREEKWAAQLKAKKQRSLKNSKKKDTN